The following are encoded in a window of Citrobacter freundii genomic DNA:
- the aceA gene encoding isocitrate lyase, with protein sequence MKTRTQQIEDLQKEWTQPRWEGITRPYSAEEVVKLRGSVNPECTLAQLGAAKMWRLLHGGSKKGYINSLGALTGGQALQQAKAGIEAVYLSGWQVAADANLASSMYPDQSLYPANSVPAVVDRINNTFRRADQIQWSTGIEPTDPRYVDYFLPIVADAEAGFGGVLNAFELMKSMIEAGAAAVHFEDQLASVKKCGHMGGKVLVPTQEAIQKLVAARLAADVMGVPTLVIARTDADAADLITSDCDPYDSEFITGERTSEGFYRTHAGIEQAISRGLAYAPYADLVWCETSTPDLELARRFADAIHAKYPGKLLAYNCSPSFNWQKNLDDKTIASFQQQLSDMGYKYQFITLAGIHSMWFNMFDLARSYAQGEGMRHYVEKVQQPEFAAAKDGYTFVSHQQEVGTGYFDKVTTIIQGGASSVTALTGSTEESQF encoded by the coding sequence ATGAAAACCCGTACCCAACAAATCGAAGACTTACAGAAAGAATGGACACAACCACGCTGGGAAGGCATTACCCGCCCGTACAGCGCGGAGGAAGTGGTGAAGTTACGTGGCTCGGTCAACCCGGAATGTACGCTGGCGCAGCTTGGCGCAGCGAAAATGTGGCGTTTGCTGCACGGCGGATCGAAGAAAGGTTATATCAACAGCCTCGGTGCACTGACTGGTGGTCAGGCGCTGCAACAGGCGAAAGCCGGTATTGAAGCGGTCTACCTTTCCGGGTGGCAGGTGGCGGCAGACGCCAACCTGGCCTCCAGCATGTACCCGGATCAATCGCTGTACCCGGCGAACTCTGTGCCCGCCGTGGTGGATCGGATCAACAACACCTTCCGTCGGGCGGATCAGATCCAATGGTCAACCGGTATTGAGCCAACTGATCCGCGCTATGTGGATTACTTCCTGCCGATCGTTGCCGATGCCGAAGCCGGTTTTGGCGGCGTCCTGAACGCGTTTGAATTGATGAAGTCGATGATTGAAGCCGGTGCAGCGGCGGTTCACTTCGAAGATCAGCTCGCCTCGGTGAAAAAATGCGGTCACATGGGCGGCAAGGTGCTGGTACCGACTCAGGAAGCTATCCAGAAACTGGTGGCGGCCCGTCTGGCGGCAGACGTGATGGGCGTCCCGACGCTGGTTATTGCCCGTACCGATGCTGACGCGGCGGATTTGATTACCTCTGACTGCGACCCTTACGACAGCGAGTTCATTACCGGCGAGCGCACCAGCGAAGGGTTCTACCGTACCCATGCAGGTATTGAGCAGGCGATCAGTCGCGGACTGGCCTACGCCCCGTATGCTGACCTGGTGTGGTGCGAAACCTCCACACCGGATCTCGAACTGGCGCGCCGCTTTGCCGATGCCATCCATGCTAAATATCCGGGCAAACTGCTGGCCTACAACTGTTCGCCGTCGTTTAACTGGCAGAAGAACCTGGATGACAAAACCATTGCCAGCTTCCAGCAACAGCTGTCCGATATGGGCTATAAATATCAGTTCATTACCCTGGCGGGCATCCACAGTATGTGGTTCAACATGTTTGACCTCGCGCGTTCCTATGCACAGGGCGAAGGTATGCGCCACTACGTTGAGAAAGTTCAGCAGCCAGAATTTGCGGCGGCGAAAGATGGCTACACCTTCGTATCCCACCAGCAGGAAGTGGGTACCGGTTATTTCGACAAAGTGACGACCATCATTCAGGGGGGCGCGTCATCCGTTACTGCGCTGACCGGGTCTACTGAAGAATCACAGTTCTGA
- the aceB gene encoding malate synthase A, with product MNQQATTTDELVFTRPHGEQEQQILTAEAVEFLTELVTRFTPKRNKLLAARIQQQQDIDDGKLPDFISETASIREGGWKIRGIPDDLQDRRVEITGPVERKMVINALNANVRVFMADFEDSLAPEWSKVIDGQINLRDAVNGTISYTNDAGKIYQLKPDPALLVCRVRGLHLPEKHVTWREEAIPGSLFDFALYFFHNYKALLAKGSGPYFYLPKTQAWQEAAWWSEVFSYTEDRFNLPRGTIKATLLIETLPAVFQMDEILHALRDHIVGLNCGRWDYIFSYIKTLKNHPDRVLPDRQVVTMDKPFLSAYSRLLIKTCHKRGAFAMGGMAAFIPSKDAERNNQVLAKVKADKALEANNGHDGTWVAHPGLADTAMAIFNDVLGNNKNQLFVTREEDAPITAEQLLAPCEGERTEEGMRANIRVAVQYIEAWISGNGCVPIYGLMEDAATAEISRTSIWQWIHHQKTLSNGKPVTKPLFRQMLAEEMRVIQDELGEHRYSSGRFDDAARLMEQITTSDELIDFLTLPGYRLLA from the coding sequence ATGAATCAACAGGCAACAACAACCGATGAGCTGGTTTTTACCAGGCCGCATGGCGAGCAGGAACAGCAGATTTTGACCGCAGAGGCGGTGGAATTCCTGACCGAATTGGTGACTCGATTTACGCCAAAACGCAATAAACTTCTCGCCGCGCGTATTCAGCAGCAGCAGGATATTGATGACGGTAAGTTGCCTGATTTTATTTCGGAAACAGCTTCCATTCGTGAAGGTGGCTGGAAGATTCGCGGTATTCCTGATGATTTACAGGATCGTCGCGTGGAAATCACCGGACCCGTTGAACGCAAGATGGTGATTAACGCGCTCAACGCCAACGTTAGAGTCTTTATGGCTGACTTTGAGGATTCACTGGCTCCCGAGTGGAGTAAAGTGATCGACGGGCAAATCAACCTGCGCGATGCGGTGAACGGTACCATCAGTTACACCAACGACGCTGGCAAGATATACCAACTGAAGCCCGATCCGGCGTTATTGGTTTGTCGTGTACGTGGCCTGCATCTGCCGGAAAAACACGTCACCTGGCGTGAGGAAGCGATTCCCGGCAGTCTGTTCGACTTTGCCCTCTATTTCTTCCACAACTACAAAGCCTTGCTGGCTAAAGGAAGTGGTCCTTACTTCTATTTGCCGAAAACGCAGGCCTGGCAAGAAGCGGCCTGGTGGAGTGAAGTCTTCAGCTATACAGAAGACAGATTTAATCTGCCACGCGGCACGATAAAAGCCACGTTGCTGATCGAAACACTGCCAGCCGTTTTCCAGATGGATGAGATCCTGCACGCGCTGCGTGACCATATTGTCGGCCTCAACTGCGGTCGTTGGGATTACATTTTCAGCTACATCAAAACCCTCAAGAATCACCCGGATCGTGTTCTGCCCGATCGTCAGGTGGTAACGATGGATAAGCCGTTCCTCAGCGCCTACTCGCGTCTGCTGATTAAAACCTGTCATAAACGCGGTGCTTTTGCGATGGGCGGTATGGCGGCGTTTATCCCCAGCAAAGACGCTGAGCGCAACAATCAGGTACTGGCCAAAGTTAAAGCTGATAAAGCCCTGGAAGCCAATAACGGTCATGACGGGACCTGGGTTGCTCACCCTGGACTGGCAGATACCGCAATGGCGATTTTCAACGACGTGTTGGGCAACAACAAAAATCAGCTGTTTGTCACCCGAGAAGAGGATGCGCCGATTACTGCAGAACAACTGCTGGCTCCGTGCGAAGGGGAACGTACTGAAGAAGGCATGCGCGCCAATATTCGCGTTGCCGTGCAGTACATCGAAGCGTGGATCTCTGGCAACGGTTGCGTACCGATTTATGGCCTGATGGAAGATGCGGCAACTGCCGAAATCTCCCGTACCTCCATCTGGCAGTGGATCCACCATCAGAAAACCCTCAGCAACGGTAAGCCGGTGACCAAACCGCTGTTCCGTCAGATGCTGGCCGAAGAAATGCGGGTGATTCAGGACGAGCTGGGTGAACACCGCTACAGCAGCGGGCGCTTTGATGACGCCGCACGCCTGATGGAGCAAATCACCACCTCTGACGAACTGATCGACTTCCTTACCTTGCCAGGCTACCGCTTACTGGCTTAA
- the metA gene encoding homoserine O-acetyltransferase MetA — protein MPIRVLDELPAVNFLREENVFVMTTSRASGQEIRPLKVLILNLMPKKIETENQFLRLLSNSPLQVDVQLLRIDARESRNTPTEHLNNFYCNFEDICDQNFDGLIVTGAPLGLVEFNDVAYWPQIKQVLEWAKDHVTSTLFVCWAVQAALNILYGIPKQTRNDKLSGVYEHHILHPHALLTRGFDDAFLAPHSRYADFPAALIRDYTDLEIFAETEEGDAYLFASKDKRIAFVTGHPEYDADTLAGEYFRDAEAGLTPDVPYNYFPQDDPQNKPRASWRSHGNLLFINWLNYYVYQITPYDLRHMNPTLD, from the coding sequence ATGCCAATTCGCGTGCTGGACGAGCTACCCGCCGTCAATTTCTTGCGTGAGGAAAACGTCTTTGTCATGACGACATCCCGCGCATCCGGTCAGGAAATTCGTCCTCTGAAGGTGCTTATCCTCAACTTGATGCCGAAGAAGATCGAAACGGAAAACCAGTTTCTCCGGTTATTGTCGAACTCACCGCTGCAGGTGGACGTTCAGCTATTACGCATTGATGCCCGCGAGTCGCGCAATACGCCGACGGAGCATCTGAATAACTTTTACTGTAATTTCGAGGATATTTGCGATCAGAACTTTGATGGACTGATCGTCACCGGGGCACCGTTAGGCCTGGTTGAGTTTAACGATGTGGCCTACTGGCCGCAGATCAAACAGGTACTAGAGTGGGCGAAAGACCACGTCACATCAACATTGTTTGTCTGTTGGGCGGTGCAGGCCGCACTGAATATCCTCTATGGCATCCCCAAGCAAACCCGCAACGACAAGCTTTCAGGTGTATACGAACACCACATCCTTCATCCCCATGCCCTGCTGACACGTGGTTTTGATGATGCCTTCCTTGCACCGCACTCACGCTATGCTGATTTCCCTGCTGCGTTGATCAGGGATTACACCGATCTTGAGATTTTTGCCGAGACGGAAGAGGGCGATGCCTACCTGTTTGCCAGTAAAGATAAACGTATTGCGTTCGTGACGGGTCATCCGGAATATGACGCCGATACGCTGGCCGGTGAATATTTTCGTGACGCCGAAGCGGGGTTGACCCCGGACGTTCCGTACAACTATTTCCCGCAAGATGACCCACAAAACAAACCTCGGGCAAGCTGGCGTAGCCATGGCAATTTGCTGTTTATTAACTGGCTCAACTATTACGTCTACCAGATCACGCCATACGATCTGCGCCACATGAATCCAACGCTGGATTAA
- the purH gene encoding bifunctional phosphoribosylaminoimidazolecarboxamide formyltransferase/IMP cyclohydrolase, with product MQQRRPVRRALLSVSDKAGIIEFAQALSARGVELLSTGGTARLLAEKGLPVTEVSDYTGFPEMMDGRVKTLHPKVHGGILGRRGQDDGIMEQHGIAPIDMVVVNLYPFAETVARVGCSLEDAVENIDIGGPTMVRSAAKNHKDVAIVVKSNDYDAIIKEMDANEGSLTLDTRFDLAIKAFEHTAAYDSMIANYFGSMVPAYHGESKDAAGRFPRTLNLNFIKKQDMRYGENSHQQAAFYIEENVKEASVATATQVQGKALSYNNIADTDAALECVKEFNEPACVIVKHANPCGVAVSSSILDAYDRAYKTDPTSAFGGIIAFNRELDAETAQAIISRQFVEVIIAPSATEEALKITAAKQNVRVLTCGQWAERVAGLDFKRVNGGLLVQDRDLGMVTEGELRVVSKRQPTEQELRDALFCWKVAKFVKSNAIVYAKENMTIGIGAGQMSRVYSAKIAGIKAADEGLEVKGSAMASDAFFPFRDGIDAAAAVGVSCVIQPGGSIRDDEVIAAADEHGIAMIFTDMRHFRH from the coding sequence ATGCAACAACGTCGTCCAGTCCGCCGCGCTCTGCTCAGTGTTTCTGACAAAGCAGGTATTATCGAATTCGCTCAGGCACTTTCCGCACGCGGTGTGGAGCTGCTGTCTACAGGTGGCACTGCGCGCCTGTTAGCAGAGAAAGGTCTGCCAGTGACCGAAGTTTCCGATTACACCGGTTTCCCGGAAATGATGGATGGACGCGTGAAGACCCTGCATCCAAAAGTACACGGCGGCATTCTTGGCCGTCGCGGTCAGGATGACGGAATAATGGAACAACACGGTATCGCCCCTATCGATATGGTGGTTGTTAACCTGTACCCGTTCGCCGAGACCGTGGCTCGCGTTGGCTGCTCGCTGGAAGATGCGGTAGAGAATATCGATATCGGCGGCCCAACCATGGTGCGCTCGGCCGCCAAGAACCATAAAGATGTGGCTATCGTGGTAAAGAGCAATGACTACGACGCCATTATTAAAGAGATGGATGCCAACGAAGGTTCTCTGACCCTCGACACCCGTTTCGATCTCGCCATTAAAGCATTCGAACACACCGCCGCCTACGACAGCATGATTGCCAACTACTTCGGCAGCATGGTCCCGGCCTATCACGGTGAAAGCAAAGACGCTGCAGGTCGCTTCCCGCGAACCCTGAACCTGAACTTCATTAAGAAGCAGGATATGCGCTACGGCGAAAACAGCCACCAGCAGGCGGCCTTCTATATAGAAGAGAATGTTAAAGAGGCGTCCGTTGCCACCGCAACGCAGGTCCAGGGCAAAGCGCTCTCTTATAACAACATCGCCGATACCGATGCCGCACTCGAGTGCGTGAAAGAGTTCAACGAGCCAGCCTGCGTTATCGTTAAGCACGCCAACCCGTGCGGCGTGGCAGTCAGCTCCTCTATTCTTGATGCCTATGACCGCGCGTACAAAACCGACCCAACCTCCGCGTTCGGCGGCATCATCGCTTTTAACCGCGAACTGGATGCTGAAACGGCACAGGCCATTATCTCCCGCCAGTTTGTTGAAGTGATCATCGCCCCGTCAGCAACTGAAGAAGCGCTGAAGATTACGGCGGCTAAGCAGAACGTTCGCGTCCTGACCTGCGGTCAGTGGGCTGAGCGTGTTGCGGGCCTGGATTTCAAACGCGTGAACGGCGGACTGCTGGTTCAGGATCGTGACCTGGGTATGGTCACCGAGGGTGAACTGCGCGTAGTGTCCAAACGTCAACCTACTGAGCAGGAACTGCGTGATGCGCTGTTCTGCTGGAAAGTCGCGAAGTTCGTGAAATCCAACGCCATTGTCTACGCCAAAGAGAACATGACCATCGGCATAGGCGCAGGCCAGATGAGCCGCGTTTATTCCGCGAAGATCGCCGGGATTAAAGCCGCCGACGAAGGTCTGGAAGTCAAAGGTTCGGCAATGGCGTCTGACGCCTTCTTCCCGTTCCGCGACGGGATTGATGCCGCAGCAGCCGTTGGCGTGAGCTGTGTTATCCAGCCAGGCGGCTCCATTCGTGATGACGAGGTGATTGCCGCTGCCGACGAACACGGTATTGCGATGATCTTTACCGACATGCGCCACTTCCGCCATTAA
- the purD gene encoding phosphoribosylamine--glycine ligase gives MKVLVIGNGGREHALAWKAAQSPQVSTVYVAPGNAGTALEPTLQNVAIGVTDIPALLSFAQSEKIDLTIVGPEAPLVIGVVDAFRAAGLKIFGPTEGAAQLEGSKAFTKDFLARHNIPTAEYQNFTEVEPALAYLREKGAPIVIKADGLAAGKGVIVAMTLEEAEAAVHDMLAGNAFGDAGHRIVIEEFLDGEEASFIVMVDGEHVLPMATSQDHKRVGNGDTGPNTGGMGAYSPAPVVTDDVHQRTMERIIWPTVKGMAAEGNTYTGFLYAGLMIDKQGNPKVIEFNCRFGDPETQPIMLRMKSDLVDLCLAACDGKLDEKTSEWDERASLGVVIAAGGYPGDYRTGDAIHGLPLEEAADGKVFHAGTKLAADDTVLTNGGRVLCATALGHTVAEAQKRAYALMADIRWEGSFSRNDIGWRAIEREQR, from the coding sequence ATGAAAGTATTAGTTATTGGCAACGGCGGGCGCGAACACGCGCTGGCCTGGAAAGCAGCCCAGTCACCGCAGGTTTCAACCGTTTATGTCGCACCGGGCAATGCGGGTACCGCACTGGAACCGACGCTGCAAAACGTGGCTATCGGTGTAACCGACATTCCGGCACTGCTGAGCTTTGCCCAGAGCGAGAAGATCGATCTCACTATCGTTGGTCCGGAAGCGCCGCTGGTGATTGGCGTGGTCGATGCCTTCCGTGCCGCCGGTCTGAAAATCTTCGGCCCAACCGAAGGTGCTGCGCAGTTGGAAGGTTCTAAAGCGTTCACCAAAGATTTCCTCGCGCGCCATAATATTCCCACGGCGGAATACCAGAACTTCACTGAAGTGGAGCCCGCGCTGGCCTATCTGCGTGAGAAAGGCGCGCCGATCGTCATTAAAGCCGACGGCCTGGCTGCCGGTAAAGGCGTTATCGTGGCAATGACGCTTGAAGAAGCTGAAGCCGCCGTGCACGACATGCTGGCAGGCAACGCGTTTGGCGACGCGGGCCACCGCATTGTGATCGAGGAGTTCCTCGACGGCGAAGAGGCAAGCTTTATCGTGATGGTCGACGGCGAGCATGTCCTGCCGATGGCTACCAGTCAGGACCACAAACGTGTGGGCAATGGCGATACCGGTCCGAACACCGGCGGGATGGGTGCATACTCTCCAGCGCCTGTTGTAACTGATGACGTTCACCAGCGCACCATGGAACGCATCATCTGGCCAACCGTAAAAGGCATGGCGGCAGAAGGTAACACCTACACCGGTTTCCTGTACGCAGGCCTGATGATCGACAAACAGGGCAACCCGAAGGTTATCGAGTTTAACTGCCGCTTCGGCGACCCGGAAACCCAGCCGATCATGCTGCGCATGAAGTCGGACCTGGTGGATCTGTGTCTCGCCGCCTGCGACGGTAAGCTGGACGAAAAAACCTCCGAGTGGGACGAGCGCGCCTCGCTGGGCGTGGTAATCGCCGCCGGGGGTTATCCGGGCGACTACCGTACCGGAGACGCGATCCACGGCCTGCCGCTGGAAGAAGCCGCTGACGGCAAAGTGTTCCACGCCGGCACGAAACTCGCCGCCGACGACACGGTATTGACCAATGGGGGCCGCGTCCTGTGCGCAACCGCACTGGGTCATACCGTTGCAGAAGCGCAGAAGCGCGCTTACGCGTTAATGGCCGACATCCGCTGGGAAGGCAGCTTTAGCCGTAACGATATCGGCTGGCGCGCCATCGAACGCGAGCAGCGCTAA
- the zraR gene encoding sigma-54-dependent response regulator transcription factor ZraR, which yields MTHGKIDILVVDDDVSHCTILQALLRGWGYDVALAYSGREALAQVREHVFDLVLCDVRMAEMDGIETLKEIKALNPAIPVLIMTAFSSVETAVEALKTGALDYLIKPLDFDSLQHTLEKALAHTRATGVDPVAAPAAQFGMIGNSPAMQHLLNEIAMVAPSDATVLIHGDSGTGKELVARALHASSARSDKPLVTLNCAALNESLLESELFGHEKGAFTGADKRREGRFVEADGGTLFLDEIGDISPLMQVRLLRAIQEREVQRVGSNQTIAVDVRLIAATHRDLAQEVNAGRFRQDLYYRLNVVTIEMPALRQRREDIPLLAGHFLQRFAERNRKAVKGFTPQAMDLLIHYDWPGNIRELENAIERAVVLLTGEYISERELPLAIAATPIKAENSPEIQPLVDVEKEVILAALEKTGGNKTEAARQLGITRKTLLAKISR from the coding sequence ATGACACACGGAAAAATCGATATTCTGGTTGTGGACGATGACGTCAGCCACTGCACTATTCTACAAGCGCTGCTGCGTGGCTGGGGCTATGACGTTGCGCTTGCCTATAGCGGACGAGAGGCGCTGGCGCAGGTGCGTGAACACGTCTTTGATCTGGTATTGTGCGATGTGCGTATGGCGGAGATGGACGGCATTGAAACGCTGAAAGAGATCAAAGCCCTGAATCCGGCGATTCCGGTCTTGATTATGACCGCTTTTTCTAGCGTGGAGACCGCGGTGGAAGCGTTAAAAACCGGGGCGCTGGATTACTTAATCAAACCACTGGATTTTGACAGTCTGCAGCACACGCTGGAAAAGGCGCTGGCGCATACCCGGGCGACCGGCGTCGACCCCGTAGCAGCCCCGGCAGCGCAGTTTGGCATGATTGGCAACAGTCCGGCGATGCAGCACCTGCTTAACGAAATTGCGATGGTTGCGCCGTCGGATGCGACGGTGCTTATTCACGGAGACTCCGGAACGGGCAAAGAACTGGTCGCCCGGGCGCTTCACGCCAGCAGTGCGCGCAGTGATAAACCACTGGTGACGCTCAACTGCGCGGCGCTGAATGAATCTCTGCTGGAATCTGAACTGTTCGGCCATGAAAAAGGCGCGTTTACCGGTGCCGATAAACGCCGGGAAGGGCGCTTTGTGGAAGCCGACGGCGGTACGCTGTTTCTTGATGAGATTGGCGATATCTCGCCGCTGATGCAGGTGCGCCTGCTGCGGGCAATTCAGGAGCGTGAAGTTCAGCGCGTAGGCAGTAATCAGACTATTGCTGTGGATGTCCGGCTGATTGCCGCCACCCATCGCGATCTAGCACAAGAGGTCAACGCCGGACGTTTTCGCCAGGATCTCTACTATCGCCTGAACGTCGTCACTATCGAGATGCCCGCATTACGTCAACGCCGGGAAGATATTCCGCTGCTGGCCGGGCATTTTCTCCAGCGCTTTGCTGAGCGTAACCGCAAAGCGGTGAAAGGTTTTACCCCGCAGGCAATGGATCTGCTGATCCATTACGACTGGCCGGGAAACATTCGTGAGCTGGAAAATGCGATTGAGCGTGCGGTGGTTCTGCTGACGGGAGAATACATTTCTGAACGCGAGCTGCCGTTGGCGATTGCCGCGACGCCAATAAAAGCAGAGAACAGTCCGGAGATCCAACCGCTGGTGGATGTTGAAAAAGAGGTGATTCTGGCAGCACTGGAAAAAACGGGCGGCAACAAAACTGAAGCCGCCCGTCAGTTAGGCATCACGCGCAAAACGCTATTGGCGAAAATTTCGCGTTAG
- the zraS gene encoding two-component system sensor histidine kinase ZraS gives MRLDKDTAAKWLSRLLPAAILILVGWFSIMTIRDYGRESDAARQTLLEKGSVLIRALESGTRVGMGMRMHHAQQQTLLEQMAVQPGVLWFAVVDEHGVIITHSDSSMVGKSLYSPDVLRQLNPGEQERWRNIDSSPDGHDQIPALEIYRQFQPLYGAGRHGMARCSGNDDHANTPTQTIFIAFDASDLAATQAREWRNTLIVLSALAAVLLATVLTFFWYQRYQRSYKELQDAMKRKEKLMALGHLAAGVAHEIRNPLSSIKGLAKYFAERTPAGGESHELAQVMAKEADRLNRVVSELLELVKPAHLTLQRVDLNEVITHSLHLVSQDAQSREIQLQFTPNAALPAIQADPDRLTQVLLNLYLNAIHAIGHQGTVTVSASESGADRVKIRVTDSGKGIAPDQLEAIFTPYFTTKADGTGLGLAVVQNIIEQHGGTIQVTSVEGRGTVFTLWLPINAKPQD, from the coding sequence ATGCGTCTTGATAAGGATACGGCAGCAAAGTGGCTGAGCCGGTTATTACCGGCGGCGATCCTGATTTTGGTGGGGTGGTTTTCCATCATGACCATTCGGGACTACGGCCGGGAAAGTGATGCCGCTCGACAAACGTTACTGGAAAAGGGAAGCGTGCTGATCCGCGCCCTTGAGTCCGGCACGCGTGTGGGTATGGGAATGCGTATGCATCATGCGCAGCAACAAACGCTGCTGGAGCAAATGGCGGTACAGCCGGGCGTACTCTGGTTTGCCGTTGTCGATGAGCATGGCGTGATTATCACCCACAGTGATTCCTCTATGGTTGGTAAATCCCTCTACTCGCCGGATGTCCTGCGTCAGTTAAATCCAGGGGAACAAGAACGCTGGCGGAATATCGACTCATCGCCCGATGGGCATGATCAAATACCAGCCCTGGAAATTTATCGCCAGTTCCAGCCGTTGTATGGGGCCGGGAGGCACGGTATGGCACGCTGCTCCGGTAATGACGATCATGCGAATACGCCCACGCAAACCATCTTTATCGCTTTTGATGCCAGCGACCTGGCCGCGACTCAGGCCAGAGAGTGGCGTAATACGCTGATCGTTCTGTCTGCTCTGGCGGCGGTGCTGCTGGCTACCGTGCTGACGTTTTTCTGGTACCAACGCTATCAGCGTTCTTATAAAGAGCTACAGGACGCGATGAAGCGCAAAGAAAAGCTGATGGCGCTCGGACATCTGGCGGCGGGAGTCGCGCATGAAATCCGTAATCCACTGTCATCCATCAAGGGGTTAGCGAAATATTTTGCCGAACGCACTCCGGCGGGGGGAGAGTCGCATGAACTGGCGCAGGTGATGGCGAAAGAGGCCGATCGCTTAAATCGGGTGGTGAGTGAATTGCTGGAGCTGGTGAAGCCCGCGCACCTGACGCTGCAGCGGGTCGATCTTAATGAAGTCATCACCCACTCGCTGCATTTGGTTAGCCAGGATGCTCAGAGCCGGGAAATTCAACTGCAGTTTACGCCGAATGCTGCGTTACCCGCTATTCAAGCCGATCCCGACCGACTCACGCAGGTCCTGCTGAATTTATACCTCAACGCCATTCATGCTATCGGGCATCAGGGGACGGTTACGGTTTCAGCGAGTGAAAGTGGCGCCGATCGGGTTAAAATTAGGGTTACCGACAGCGGAAAGGGAATTGCGCCCGACCAGCTGGAGGCTATTTTTACTCCTTACTTTACGACGAAGGCAGACGGTACCGGGCTGGGACTGGCGGTGGTGCAAAACATCATTGAGCAGCACGGCGGAACCATTCAGGTGACCAGCGTGGAGGGTAGAGGCACCGTCTTTACTCTCTGGCTGCCGATCAATGCGAAACCACAGGATTGA
- the zraP gene encoding zinc resistance sensor/chaperone ZraP: MKRNNKLALMVLSLMALGSTPALAQHHWGNGEGMWQQGGTPMTTEQQAAAQKIADDYYTQTRALRQQLTSKRYEYNALLTASPLDSAKINAVAKEIESLNQALDEQRVKRDVAMAEAGVPRGAGMGCGGGSYHRGGGHMGMGHW, from the coding sequence ATGAAACGGAATAATAAACTGGCGCTAATGGTCCTCTCGCTGATGGCTCTGGGTTCCACCCCGGCGCTGGCGCAGCATCACTGGGGCAATGGTGAGGGAATGTGGCAACAGGGTGGTACGCCAATGACCACCGAGCAGCAGGCCGCAGCCCAGAAAATCGCTGATGATTACTACACGCAGACCCGCGCATTGCGCCAGCAGTTGACGTCCAAACGTTATGAGTACAACGCGTTGCTCACCGCCAGCCCGCTGGACAGCGCAAAAATTAATGCCGTCGCAAAAGAGATAGAATCTCTGAATCAAGCGCTGGATGAGCAACGGGTGAAACGGGATGTCGCCATGGCGGAGGCGGGTGTGCCTCGCGGTGCCGGCATGGGTTGCGGTGGCGGCAGTTACCATCGTGGCGGGGGTCATATGGGTATGGGCCACTGGTAA
- a CDS encoding DUF1481 domain-containing protein yields MNSFNEGAVSPLLSIWRHTLWLSGVLLLSACSRHSELPPFTASGYVGDHGAVRVWRKDSNDDVHLLSVFSPWRSGDTTTSEYRWQGDTLSLIELNVYSQPPEHVRIRFDDRGELSFMQREVDGQKQQLSSDQIALYRYRADQTRQTSDALRQGRVVLRQGRWHAAERTVTTCEGETIKPDLDSWAINHIERRQSRSSVDVSVAWLEAPEGSQLLLVANSDFCRWQPKDKTF; encoded by the coding sequence GTGAACAGTTTTAACGAGGGGGCGGTTTCGCCCCTTTTGTCCATCTGGCGTCATACGCTTTGGCTTTCAGGTGTTCTGTTGCTGTCTGCCTGCAGTCGCCACTCTGAGCTTCCTCCGTTCACGGCCAGCGGTTATGTTGGCGATCACGGAGCGGTACGCGTTTGGCGTAAAGATTCCAACGATGATGTGCATCTGCTCTCCGTTTTTAGTCCGTGGCGAAGCGGCGACACAACCACCAGTGAGTACCGCTGGCAGGGTGACACCCTCTCTCTGATAGAACTCAACGTATACAGCCAACCGCCGGAGCATGTTCGCATCCGTTTCGACGATCGGGGTGAACTGAGTTTTATGCAGCGTGAAGTCGATGGACAAAAGCAGCAGCTTTCCAGCGATCAAATTGCGCTCTACCGCTACCGTGCCGATCAAACCCGTCAGACCAGCGATGCGCTGCGCCAGGGGCGTGTGGTATTACGGCAGGGGCGTTGGCATGCCGCCGAACGCACGGTCACTACGTGTGAAGGCGAGACGATCAAACCTGATTTAGATTCATGGGCGATAAACCATATCGAGCGCCGCCAGAGCCGCTCGTCGGTCGACGTGAGCGTGGCATGGCTGGAAGCGCCTGAGGGATCTCAGCTGTTGCTGGTCGCGAATTCTGATTTCTGTCGTTGGCAGCCAAAAGATAAAACATTTTAA